In Coleofasciculus sp. FACHB-T130, the sequence ATGCAGCCGACTCATCATTGCGATCGCAATGATGGCGATCGCGCCTGCACTTCCAAGTCCCTCAAACATAATGCCTACATCTGGCTGGGGAGTTTTTGATGGCTGGGATAGTATTCATTATCGAGCGATCGCTGTCTCTGGTTACGAATATGCGAATGACGGACAAGGACATAATGTTGCTTTTTTCCCCGTTTTCCCTTTACTCATTCGGGGAGTGATGACTCTCGGCTTGCCCTTTGAAGTCGCAGGAACGCTCGTCAATAATTTGGCATTATTAGGAGCGATCGCGCTTGTATACTTTTGGGTTGAAGAACGTCATGGTAGAAGTGCTGCACGGTGGGCAAGTGCCGTATTGGCTTGGTGTCCGTTTTCCCTCTTTGGAACCGTAATTTACACGGAAGGGCTATTTTTATTCTTCAGCACTGCGGCTTTACGCGCCTTTGATAAACGTCAATATGCCTGGTTATCCCTGTGCGGTGCATTCGCAACTGCCACCCGTCCCACCGGAATTGCCCTCATCCCCGCCTTTCTGATTGCAGCCTGGAAAGAACGCAGACCCCTCATTGCTTACGTTGCCAGTCTAGCGACTGCGGGAGGGTTGCTTCTATTTAGTTTGTATTGCTGGATTCGATTTGCCGACCCTTTAGCGTTTATTCACGCACAGCGAGGATGGCGACCTTCAGTTGGTTTCGATTGGCAGGGTTGGTGGAAAATGCTAATGCAAATTTCGATTGGTACTGCCAATTGGAAGTATGGCGGAATTAAAGATCCTTGGCATCCGCTGCTATTTTTAATCCTTGTCGGTTGTGCCTATTTGCTGTGGCGATTCCGGCAAAAATTAGGTTCGGTTAAAGTCGGATATGGCTTTTGTGTCTTATGGTTAATTTTGTGGTTACAAGCAGGCGATCCGTTAATTAATACAGTTTCCTTAGTGGGGGGTGGCTACTTGCTATGGCGCTTCCGCACTCAACTCAGTTTAGTGACCGTAATTTATGGTTTTTGTGGCTTAGGGTTAATTTTGTCCTCCGGAGGAACTTGGTCGATTGGGCGGATTGCTTACGGCATTGTGTCACTTGCGATCGCGCTTGGCTTATTACTTTCCCATCACCCGCGTTGGGGATATGCCACAATCGGCTTTTTTACCGTCTTACTTGTCCCTCTATCGATTCGATTTGCCCAACACCTTTGGGCAGGATAATAAACATAGCAAAAGTCAAAAAGAGGTGCGAAACTTTCACCCTTACAAATGCGATCGCCCAGCGATTAAGTTTCTCTAAAATGCTGCGCTTTTTGCACTATTAGAATAAAATTAACTTTCACTAAACCAAGTTTTTCAAGAACCCTGACAAGTATGCTAAATTCGCAATCAACTAATCCAATGACTTTATATAGCAATCCTAAAAATTTGCGAAATTCTATAGAGATGCGATTAATCATGCCTCTACTAAGGCGAATATTGGCGTACAACTCAAATAAAGTTGCTATATATTTTTAATTTTCATTTTAGATTATTTTTGATTAGTATTTGATTCAAAATATGGAAAATTCATTACAAAAGAAAAAGCTTCTAGCATTTAAAGTTTTTAGATATGTAATATTTTATCCCTTCGACTTACTTTTAATTTCAATTTTTTTAACGGTTAATTCCTTTTATCAGTTAACCAAAATTAAAGTAAATAATGAAAAATATATAATTAACCTTTATAAATATTTAATTAATTCACCTCCTGTAGATGAGGAAGTTAAATTTTATTTAAAAAAACTAGATTCCGGTGAAATAACACGGACATCATTAATCTTTTCATTTCTGATGATTCCTGCTGAAACTGAAAGAAAGTTATTTAAAACGAATGGAATTCTTTCCCACCATTTAGCGCGGTTAACCCTTGTCCGAGAACATCTTCCTCCTGCTAAAACGATCTTGGATCTTGGGGGTGCTGCTGGTCATCTAATAGAAGGAAGCTTACTGGCGATGGGGTATCCTTCCATTCCCGATCGAGTCCACATTATTGATTTGCCTCCTGAACAAAGAATGTTCGCTTCCGCTATCCTACCTACGAATGAAGTAACAACGCCTCAAGGCACTAAAGTAACTTATTATTATCAATCTATGACGGATTTATCTAATTTTGAAAATGAAATAATTGATCTCGTTTGGTCAGGACAGAGTATTGAACACATTACAGAAAGCGAAGCGGAAAAAGTATATATGGAGGTTCATCGTGTCCTCAAACCGGGAGGCTATTTTTGTTTAGATACTCCCAATCGAAAACTTACTCGTTTACAAGTTAGAATGGGTTTTGTTCATCCGGAACATAAAATAGAATACTGCCCAGAAGAATTAATTAACAACATCGAAAAATTTGGGTTTAAAGTCGTAGATAAAAAGGCTGTCTCCCCGATGCCTTTTAGTCTAAAAACGGGAAGATTTAGCCGTCTAGAACTGATTGATGCAGTTGGACTGAGTGAACATCCTGATGAAGGATATTCTTTTTATTTAAAGTGTCAAAAGATTTAGCGCCCAACTAAGGATATTCTTTATATTTTAAATGTCAAAGAATTCAGCGTTTCACTTTTAGTTTGGGTGGGGATTAGGACGTAAAGTATCCAGCAATCGCTAATTCTCTGCGTTCTCTGCGCGAAAAAAATCTTATGCAAGAAAAACGAATCAAGCCGAATGTCCTGTCATTAATGATTGGCGCAAGTGCCGTAATATTATTCGCGTGCAGTAGCCTACGACACTCCATGTTTCAATCGGGGGCTTATGACTTGGGAATTTATGACCAAGTGGTTTATTTAATGAGTCAGGGACAGCCGCCAATTTCTTCGATTCTTGGCTTTCATCACATGGGAAACCATGCTGCTTGGGCAGTTTATCTACTGTCTTTCCTGTACAAAATTTATCCCAATGTTCATTGGTTGTTAGTAGTACAAGCCATCGCTTTGTCTTTAGGTGCTTTACCAATGTGGCACCTAGCGCGTCAAGCGGGGTTGAAAGAATCGCAAGCAATCACAATATCAGCAGTCTACTTGCTTTACCCGCTGATTTTTAATGCAAATTTATTTGAATTCCATCCAGAAGTGATGGCGGTTCCCGCATTTTTAGCAGCGGTATGGTGTGCTAGACAAAATCGAATTGGCTGGTTTTGTGTCAGTATTATTTTTATTTTGGGGTGTAAAGCTGTTTTATCCCTTACTGTCACAGCAATGGGGATTTGGCTGCTGATGTTTGAGAAGCGGCGTTTATGTGGTGCATTTGCTCTTTCTGCTGGTATCGCTTGGTTCCTAATTGCAACTCAGCTAATTATTCCATCTTTCAGCGGTAGCGAAGTAGCTGCCGTTTCACGTTACAGCTATCTCGGTAACTCAGTTCTAGATATTGCTAGAAATCTGCTGTTTAAACCTGGGTTGATATTGGGGAGGATTTTCTCATTTCAGACATTTGAATATTTGGCACTGTTGGTTTTGCCGATAATTTGGGGACTTTCTCCCCGCCACATGACGCCTCTAATCAGTGCAATTCCCGCCTTGGTGTTAAATATTCTTTCTGACAAACCACACCAACGGGATTTACTCCACCAATATTCTTTGCCAATTTTGCCTTTTTTGATGTTGGCTGTCATTTCCAGCCTTGCCGCAAATCGAAGTTGGCTGCGAGACAAACGGGCAATAATCGTATGGTCGATAGTGGCTTTCTTAGCGTTAGGAAAGTATGGCTATTTTTGGTCGAAATATCAAAATTCTGTTGATACTTGGCAAGCAGCGCGAGAAGCGATCGCGCAAGTTCAAACGAAAGGTGGTGTGTTAACCAGCAATCGGATTACACCCCATCTAACTCACCGCCAGACAATCAATCTAGTAGACGATCTGAGTCCGCTCCCTGCGGATCTGTCTCCTTTTGAGTATATATTGCTCAATGTGCGTTACCCAGGCGGTGCTGGCGGGGCTGTTAGCCAAGAATTTGCTGCCAAGCTGGCAACTCAACTAAAAAATACCCCAGAATTTCAATTAACCTATCAACGTGATGATGTTTATTTGTTTAAGAAAAAGTCTTAATAAAAATAAATAGGATTGTAGGAGTTGAAAATGTCATATCCACAAGCACCTTGGACACTCCAGGGTTACGCGCTACAAACCCTGCATTTGATAGATGTTGAGCGATCGCGTCCCTTCATCCCTCCAGAGTTAGAAATCGTCTCAGTTTTCCCTGGCAAAACCCTAGGCGGGGTTTATCTTTCCTACTACGGATCGGGTTCCGTGCTGGAGTATAGCGAGTTAATTGTTATCCCAGCGATGGTCAAATATGAAGACAAGTTCGGCGGTTGGGTGTCCCACATCTATGTAGATAATGCCGATTCTGTTGCTGGTGGGAGAAGAATCTGGGGTTTACCGAAGGAACTTGCTGAGTTTACCTGGGAAAAAGGCGATCGCGCTGGTGTCACCGTCCGTCAAGGCGATCGATTCCTATGCAGTCTCGGCTACACAGACGCCCTATTGCCTATCTCTACATGGTGGCGACAGCCATTAATTGGAACTGCGTTTAGTAGCCAAAATTACGATTTGCTTTTCTTCAAAAGTCAGTTTGAATCTCAGCTAAAGGCAAAGAGTGGCAAGCTAGAAATCCCGGCAGAAAGCCCTTTTTCCCAGTTAAACTTAGGTCAGCCTTTACTAACTGTTTACTGCGACCAGATGAATTTAGTAGTCGGTGCGCCAGAAGCAGTAGGTACAACAGTAACAGCCAGGGAAGTTGAATTTAGCTACCCTTAAACACTAAACTTCTTGACTTCTTTTCAAACCTCCTGTAGCTTACAGGTGAAAACCTGGCTCTATAGCAATCCTAATTGAGTTGGAAACGGGTATTTGCCCTGATATAAAGACGGCAATATATCGCGTCTCTACAGGGATTCACGAATCATTTAGGATTGCTATAGGCGCTCGTGCAGACTTATTCATCAAAGCCTCCTAGCGCAGGCTTTGATTGTGTAGCGCCAGCCTTAATGCAGGCACTTTTACAAGAGGTAGGTTAACAAAAAAACCCGCTAATTGTTTAACAACATAGCGGGGGGTGTAAAGGAGGAATTCAACAGTAAATTAGTATTCTTTACTAAATGTCCGAACCTGGAGCTGCCTCGGCACCCATCGGTAGCACCGCACCGCGTAGAAAATCGATCTGATGCTGAAAGTCCATTCCTTCAATTTGCGCTAGCAAGTCTTTTCCAGCTTGGGAAAGTTCATAGTTCGGCGGCATAGGAATGATCGTACCACTATCCATTCCTTGCGCTAAAAAGTACCAAAACGCCAGTTTGGTTTCAGGACTCAGAGAACCATACTCGCGGCTAATTTGAGTATTCGCTTTAGAAGCAATGTCACGCTGAACTTGTAGTTGTTCTTCATGGGATAGTTCCTTAACTTGATTGAACAATCCCTGAGCAATATCAGAACCAGAAGCGCCTGGAGCGGCTGGTGTAATCGATTTACCCATCTTGGTGTAAACAAACCACAGCACAGCAAGCTGCTGGTCTACATCAATGCCTTGAAAAGCTTGTTTACCTTGATCGTAGGCGTTTAAAGTGCTACTCGTCATATCTTAACCCTCCGGAAAATTAATAATTGCTTTGTTTCCTCAGTTCTTTGAGGAAACTGCTTTTCACTTACTTAAAGAAAATTAACGAATAAACCGTATAAGTTTAACCCCGCTGAAGACAGATATGATCCCCATTACAAATCCATCAATAAGATGGCAAAGATGCCACAAAATTTCTAACTAAAGGAGGACGTAATCGGGAAGTCGTCAATCGCCATGTAAGTAGCCGGATGTAATAAACTTAGAGATTTTTGCAGATTGGGAAACCCCGAGAAAACTCAATACTGAAACTATTTTTCAGCATCCATTTCAAAAATTAATTGCGTTTGCTCTGAGTACATCCATCATGAATAATCTGGATGAAATTGTTACTTGTAATCCGCAAGATTTTATAAATATCACCCTGCGGATTTTTACGAGCAAACTTATTCAGAAACTTGGGATTTCATCCAGCCGAAGCAATCAAACCTTCCATCGCGTGTTGCAAATCTTTAGTCAAATCAGCCACAGCAAGTCTCGCACCGTGCCGATTTGCCTGATAGACTGGATAGCGTTCGGAAACCGAGATGGGTTGCCCTACAGTCATCTCTACCCGTTGCTTACCTAACCGAGGACGCTGGAAGGGATTGCTGCCTTTGATTCGAGTGACCATATCCCATAAAAGTAAGGTAGTCTCGGCAAACCGCTCTACGGTTGGTTTCTCCAGAACATATTGTCCAGTTACGGCTACAAAAGTTTCTACCAACCGCATATGCCATATCCGAAGGCTGGCTTCCTCAGCAATTCGATTCGCCAATCCGCGTTCTAGCGGAGAAAGCGCTTTGATATTCTTTAGGTCTTCCCGATATATATAATTCCAGCCAGCCGCCTCTAGACGACGGCAACGGTCAATCACACTTCCCTTAGATGGCAGGTTAAAATACTCCTCTGCCACTGTTAGCGCCACATTCAGTAGTGCTTGAAGTCGAATCGCCAAAGCTTCATTCGCATTGCTGGGCGATACTTCTACAGTCGGCAAAGTTTGATGATAAAACCGAGTGTAAAACTCCTCCATCAAAGAGAGTAAATGTTCGCCTAAACGACACAGCCGCTGATAGAGAGAAGCTTGGAAAGGTTGCAAATTAGCAGACGGATTTAAACTTTTACCCTGTAATTCGCCTTTCAATTCACCCTTCAACTTTCCTTCTGGCAAACCGCTCGCTACTTCCAATTCGCCTAAAAGCTTTTCTATCTCTTTCCAGGGAGCTTCGACGTAACGGTATTTAATACCCACTGGCACAATTAAAACTTGCTCCCCTCGTCCAGCCTTCTGCAAATCTTCAGCACACCAAAAGCCTAATTGGGCGATTCCGGGTTCTAGAGGGCTGATAATCTCATTGTGACCATTGGTGGCTCCTTCTGGGGAAGCGGTTATCGGAAACCGAGCGTTGGCAAACAGGTCACGAGCCGAACGCAATCCCGTCCAGTCTGCCTTACCGCGATGGATAGGGGTACCACCTAAGCGAGAATAGAGCCAGCCCATGTGCGCTCCAGCCCATAAGGGAATCCCTCGGTCGTAAAGAAAGTGGGCATGAATCGGGTGCTGTAGCGAGATACCCTTTTCTCGTGCCAGCCGCGGTACTAATTTCCAAAGCAGATAGCTCATGCACAGCGGATCTTCAACTCTGGGATGGCGAAATGCCATCATAAAGCGGATCTTCCCATCCTGAAATTGGCGATATAAATCGACTAAAATCTCAACGTTTTCTGCTTGAATTTGGGTAATCGCTGTTTGGGAACGTATGCAGCCAGGTAGCACTTGTTGGGCGGCTCGTAAAACCAGGGGGTTGAGCGCCGGTGGAATAAATTCTAGAGGAGGCTGAGCCGGACTCATTAAATCGGGCAAAGTGGTTTTCTTGTGAACTTGTGGACATTCTAGACTTAACTGAGATATCGATTATCCAATCTGTAGAGGGAACCAGCGATGCGACTGTCACAAATGTTTTTTGTCACTCTGCGGGAAGAACCGGCGGAAGCGGAAATCCCCAGCCATAAATTACTGCTCCGTGCAGGCTACATTCGTCGCATCGGGAGCGGTATCTACGCCTATTTACCCTTCATGTGGCGAGTGCTGCAAAAAATCTCTCAGATTGTGCGGGAAGAGATGAATGCGACCGGCGCACAAGAGTGTCTACTCCCGCAACTACAACCCGCTGAATTGTGGCAGCAGTCCGGGCGCTGGGATACTTATACCAAAGCGGAAGGGATCATGTTTGCCCTGACAGACCGCCGAGAGCAGGAACTGGGGCTGGGGCCGACGCATGAGGAAGTGATTACAGCGATCGCTCGTGATATGATTCGCTCCTACCGCCAGTTGCCTCTGCACCTCTACCAAATTCAAACGAAGTTTCGGGATGAAATTCGCCCCCGGTTTGGTTTAATGCGAGGACGCGAATTCATCATGAAGGATGGCTATTCGTTCCATGTCAATGAAGAAAGCTTGAAAAAAACTTTTCAGGATATGCACCATGCTTACAGCAAGATGTTAAGCCGGACTGGTTTAGCTTTCCGCGCTGTAGAAGCTGACTCAGGTGCGATTGGAGGGTCTGGTTCTCAAGAATTTATGGTGTTGGCTGAAGCTGGGGAAGATGAAGTTCTCTACACCGAAGATGGCAAGTACGCCGCCAATGTGGAAAAAGCGGTTTCTTTACCTGCTGATACCGAACCATCTCCGTTTAAGACTTACGAGAAACGGAAGACGCCGGACGCCGATACCATTGATAAACTCTGTAGATTCCTCAAGTGTTCGCCGACTCAAGTGGTGAAAAACGTCCTCTACCAGGCAGTTTATGACAACGGCATGACGGTGCTGGTGCTGATTAGTATCCGGGGCGACCAAGAAGTTAATGAGGTAAAGTTGCACAACGCTCTGGCAAAATTGGCACCGGAATACCAAGCCAAAACGGTGCTGTCTGTAGAGGTGCCAGCGGCGGCGCTTCAGCAACTGTGGGCGACAAGACCCCTTCCTTTGGGCTATATCGCTCCCGACATTGCAGACGATTACATCTGTTCGGCTAAAAATTTGGCTCCCCGATTTTTACGGATGGTCGATAAAACTGCGGTCGAGCTAAAAAACTTCGTCACAGGTTCTAACGACTTGGAATACCATGTTGTCGGTGCCAATTGGGGCGAGCAATTTAAGTTACCACAAGGAGTCGTAGATATCCGCAAGGCACGACCGGGCGATCGCGCAACTCACGATCCGGCTCAAACACTCCGTACTGCCCGTGGCATTGAAGTGGGGCACATTTTCCAGCTAGGTAACAAGTATTCTCAAGCAATGGGAGCCACTTACACCAGCGAACAAGGGGAGGAAATTCCCCTAATAATGGGTTGTTATGGTCTTGGAGTTTCGCGGTTAGCGCAGGCAGCGGTAGAACAATCTTATGACAAAGATGGAATTATCTGGCCTGTTGCGATCGCACCCTATCACGTCATCATCTCAGTTCCCAACACCAGCGATGCCCAACAAGTGGAAGTTGCTGAAAAACTATACACCCAGTTGAATCAAGCGGGAATCGAAACTCTTTTAGATGATCGCGATGAACGAGCGGGAGTAAAGTTCAAAGATGCCGATTTAATCGGGATACCCTATCGCATCGTAACCGGGCGATCGCTCAATAGCGGTAAAGTGGAAGTTGTCGAACGGGCGACTCGCAAATCTCAGGAAATTCCTGTGGAGGAAGTCGCGACCACTTTAAAGCAGCGGATTGATGCTGCTTTAAATCAATAACAATTCACCCCAAAGGCACAAAGACACGAGGTTCTCATTCTGTGTCTTTGTGCCTTTACGCTTCAAAAAACCCTTGGATGATATTTGATGCCAATGCGCTTTTATAACTCCTAAAAACTTTGCGTCTGTGCGCGTGAATTTAGAAAATCGCGTCATTGTGCGCCAGAAAATTTAAGCGAGAACTATGGAATTTATAGCAATTTTTCTATCTGGTTTGCTTGCTCTCGTTTCCCCCGCAAATTTAGCCATCGACCGCATCGCTGAAAATGCCATTCGTTCCCAGTTTGATAAAGTGGAGCAGTTGCAAGTCCGCGTTGACAATGCTCCAAATTTCCAAATTGTGCAAGGAAAAGTTGAGCGAGTGCGGATTGGTGGGCGAGGGTTGTGGGTAACGCCAGAATTCCGGATTGCAGCGCTGGAAGTGGAAACCGATCCCATTAACCTGGATGTGGCGCGTCTCCGGCAGAAGCGAGTGCGACCGACCGAATTGTTGAAGGAACCTTTACAAGCTGGGGTGCGTTTGGTGATTACCCAGCAAGATATTAATCAAGCTTTACAGTCACCCGCCGTTAGCGCTCAATTGCGTAAGCTGGGAAGCCGCATTCTTGGCAGCAACGCTGATATGCTGGTTCAGCGCTATGAGTTTGTCAATCCTCAAGTGGAATTTCTGGGAGATAACCGGCTGCGTTTCCAGTTGGAATTGCAGGAGCCGGGAAATGCAGATAAACTGGTTGTCTCGGTGGAATCAGGGCTAGGTATCGTGTCTGAGCATCAGTTGCAATTGATCGAGCCAAATGTCTTGGTCAATGGGATGCCAGTGCCACCCCTCCTGGTTGCCTCCTTCGTGTCCGGTCTCAATAGCCGCTTGGATCTACGCACCTTGGAAGATAGAGGGATTGCTGCCCGACTCCTAAAATTAGATTTAAATCAGGAACAACTAGAGTTAGCTGCATTTGTGAGGGTAGAAAAGCCAGACACAGCTTCCGCATCTACGCCGCGTTAGAATTATCCGGAGCAGCGCTCGTCTTCACTGTATTCCTCAACAAAACCTCCTCACCAGCATCCAAATAAATTTTAAGGAGGGAAATTGATATGAAAATTCAACAACCAGGCCGTCGAATCGGGATTGGCATCGCCGTTAGTGTTTTGGCGATGGCTTTGGCGGCTTGTAGCCCAGGGGAACAACAGGCAGCAAATACAGACTCTTCACCAACACCGTCAGTTTCTACGGCTATCCAACCGACTACTTCGCCTCAGGCGTCTGTGCAGCCATCTGTGCAACCCTCTGTGCAGCCGTCCGCTCAGCAACTATCTAGTCAGAAGACGGTTCAAGTCTACTGGCTCAAGAGTAGTGGTAGCAAGATTGAGGTGGTGCCCGCTCCGGTCAAAATACAGGCAGGAGTTAAGTCTGAGAACATTCTAGAAGGTGCGTTCAATCGTTTGTTGGCAGGCCCGAACGATCCGGCTTACAGCAGCACGATTCCCAAGGGAACGCAGCTACGAAATCTGGATGTTCGGGAGGATGGTGTTCACGTAGATTTGTCCCAAGAATTTACTGCTGGTGGCGGTAGTGCCTCGATGACAGGTCGCGTGGCGCAAATCCTCTATACAGCCACCAGTATCAATCCCAATACCAATGTTTGGATTGATGTAGAGGGAAAAAGGTTGGAAGTTTTGGGCGGTGAAGGGTTGGAACTCAATCAGCCTCTGACTCGCCAAAACTTTGAGAAAAATTTTGATTTATAGGGCTTTGTTTACTTTCTCGCGCTTAAGCTAAAGTCACGGAAGTGACGGGCTTGCTGTTCAATCCGAGCGGCAAGGC encodes:
- a CDS encoding DUF2993 domain-containing protein, whose product is MEFIAIFLSGLLALVSPANLAIDRIAENAIRSQFDKVEQLQVRVDNAPNFQIVQGKVERVRIGGRGLWVTPEFRIAALEVETDPINLDVARLRQKRVRPTELLKEPLQAGVRLVITQQDINQALQSPAVSAQLRKLGSRILGSNADMLVQRYEFVNPQVEFLGDNRLRFQLELQEPGNADKLVVSVESGLGIVSEHQLQLIEPNVLVNGMPVPPLLVASFVSGLNSRLDLRTLEDRGIAARLLKLDLNQEQLELAAFVRVEKPDTASASTPR
- a CDS encoding orange carotenoid protein N-terminal domain-containing protein, whose amino-acid sequence is MTSSTLNAYDQGKQAFQGIDVDQQLAVLWFVYTKMGKSITPAAPGASGSDIAQGLFNQVKELSHEEQLQVQRDIASKANTQISREYGSLSPETKLAFWYFLAQGMDSGTIIPMPPNYELSQAGKDLLAQIEGMDFQHQIDFLRGAVLPMGAEAAPGSDI
- a CDS encoding methyltransferase domain-containing protein, yielding MENSLQKKKLLAFKVFRYVIFYPFDLLLISIFLTVNSFYQLTKIKVNNEKYIINLYKYLINSPPVDEEVKFYLKKLDSGEITRTSLIFSFLMIPAETERKLFKTNGILSHHLARLTLVREHLPPAKTILDLGGAAGHLIEGSLLAMGYPSIPDRVHIIDLPPEQRMFASAILPTNEVTTPQGTKVTYYYQSMTDLSNFENEIIDLVWSGQSIEHITESEAEKVYMEVHRVLKPGGYFCLDTPNRKLTRLQVRMGFVHPEHKIEYCPEELINNIEKFGFKVVDKKAVSPMPFSLKTGRFSRLELIDAVGLSEHPDEGYSFYLKCQKI
- the proS gene encoding proline--tRNA ligase — encoded protein: MRLSQMFFVTLREEPAEAEIPSHKLLLRAGYIRRIGSGIYAYLPFMWRVLQKISQIVREEMNATGAQECLLPQLQPAELWQQSGRWDTYTKAEGIMFALTDRREQELGLGPTHEEVITAIARDMIRSYRQLPLHLYQIQTKFRDEIRPRFGLMRGREFIMKDGYSFHVNEESLKKTFQDMHHAYSKMLSRTGLAFRAVEADSGAIGGSGSQEFMVLAEAGEDEVLYTEDGKYAANVEKAVSLPADTEPSPFKTYEKRKTPDADTIDKLCRFLKCSPTQVVKNVLYQAVYDNGMTVLVLISIRGDQEVNEVKLHNALAKLAPEYQAKTVLSVEVPAAALQQLWATRPLPLGYIAPDIADDYICSAKNLAPRFLRMVDKTAVELKNFVTGSNDLEYHVVGANWGEQFKLPQGVVDIRKARPGDRATHDPAQTLRTARGIEVGHIFQLGNKYSQAMGATYTSEQGEEIPLIMGCYGLGVSRLAQAAVEQSYDKDGIIWPVAIAPYHVIISVPNTSDAQQVEVAEKLYTQLNQAGIETLLDDRDERAGVKFKDADLIGIPYRIVTGRSLNSGKVEVVERATRKSQEIPVEEVATTLKQRIDAALNQ
- a CDS encoding DUF2079 domain-containing protein → MQEKRIKPNVLSLMIGASAVILFACSSLRHSMFQSGAYDLGIYDQVVYLMSQGQPPISSILGFHHMGNHAAWAVYLLSFLYKIYPNVHWLLVVQAIALSLGALPMWHLARQAGLKESQAITISAVYLLYPLIFNANLFEFHPEVMAVPAFLAAVWCARQNRIGWFCVSIIFILGCKAVLSLTVTAMGIWLLMFEKRRLCGAFALSAGIAWFLIATQLIIPSFSGSEVAAVSRYSYLGNSVLDIARNLLFKPGLILGRIFSFQTFEYLALLVLPIIWGLSPRHMTPLISAIPALVLNILSDKPHQRDLLHQYSLPILPFLMLAVISSLAANRSWLRDKRAIIVWSIVAFLALGKYGYFWSKYQNSVDTWQAAREAIAQVQTKGGVLTSNRITPHLTHRQTINLVDDLSPLPADLSPFEYILLNVRYPGGAGGAVSQEFAAKLATQLKNTPEFQLTYQRDDVYLFKKKS
- a CDS encoding 1-acyl-sn-glycerol-3-phosphate acyltransferase, with the translated sequence MPDLMSPAQPPLEFIPPALNPLVLRAAQQVLPGCIRSQTAITQIQAENVEILVDLYRQFQDGKIRFMMAFRHPRVEDPLCMSYLLWKLVPRLAREKGISLQHPIHAHFLYDRGIPLWAGAHMGWLYSRLGGTPIHRGKADWTGLRSARDLFANARFPITASPEGATNGHNEIISPLEPGIAQLGFWCAEDLQKAGRGEQVLIVPVGIKYRYVEAPWKEIEKLLGELEVASGLPEGKLKGELKGELQGKSLNPSANLQPFQASLYQRLCRLGEHLLSLMEEFYTRFYHQTLPTVEVSPSNANEALAIRLQALLNVALTVAEEYFNLPSKGSVIDRCRRLEAAGWNYIYREDLKNIKALSPLERGLANRIAEEASLRIWHMRLVETFVAVTGQYVLEKPTVERFAETTLLLWDMVTRIKGSNPFQRPRLGKQRVEMTVGQPISVSERYPVYQANRHGARLAVADLTKDLQHAMEGLIASAG
- a CDS encoding acetoacetate decarboxylase family protein, translated to MSYPQAPWTLQGYALQTLHLIDVERSRPFIPPELEIVSVFPGKTLGGVYLSYYGSGSVLEYSELIVIPAMVKYEDKFGGWVSHIYVDNADSVAGGRRIWGLPKELAEFTWEKGDRAGVTVRQGDRFLCSLGYTDALLPISTWWRQPLIGTAFSSQNYDLLFFKSQFESQLKAKSGKLEIPAESPFSQLNLGQPLLTVYCDQMNLVVGAPEAVGTTVTAREVEFSYP
- a CDS encoding mannosyltransferase family protein, producing the protein MQKYAATVETTAVEKKDIWANGFVFATAMWLCSRLIIAIAMMAIAPALPSPSNIMPTSGWGVFDGWDSIHYRAIAVSGYEYANDGQGHNVAFFPVFPLLIRGVMTLGLPFEVAGTLVNNLALLGAIALVYFWVEERHGRSAARWASAVLAWCPFSLFGTVIYTEGLFLFFSTAALRAFDKRQYAWLSLCGAFATATRPTGIALIPAFLIAAWKERRPLIAYVASLATAGGLLLFSLYCWIRFADPLAFIHAQRGWRPSVGFDWQGWWKMLMQISIGTANWKYGGIKDPWHPLLFLILVGCAYLLWRFRQKLGSVKVGYGFCVLWLILWLQAGDPLINTVSLVGGGYLLWRFRTQLSLVTVIYGFCGLGLILSSGGTWSIGRIAYGIVSLAIALGLLLSHHPRWGYATIGFFTVLLVPLSIRFAQHLWAG
- a CDS encoding GerMN domain-containing protein — protein: MKIQQPGRRIGIGIAVSVLAMALAACSPGEQQAANTDSSPTPSVSTAIQPTTSPQASVQPSVQPSVQPSAQQLSSQKTVQVYWLKSSGSKIEVVPAPVKIQAGVKSENILEGAFNRLLAGPNDPAYSSTIPKGTQLRNLDVREDGVHVDLSQEFTAGGGSASMTGRVAQILYTATSINPNTNVWIDVEGKRLEVLGGEGLELNQPLTRQNFEKNFDL